From the genome of Blautia pseudococcoides, one region includes:
- a CDS encoding MerR family transcriptional regulator, which yields MAAYTIKQVSQMFGLPASTLRYYEEIGLLPVVEKTKAKQRIYTEEHINRLGAVCCFKETGMSMAKLLEFFTYEEQEQEHIDEILVLLREQEKHVAGQIEKLMSAQKQLNRKLNYYKDIKKSMDNGSAYPCWADYWK from the coding sequence ATGGCAGCATACACAATAAAACAAGTTTCTCAGATGTTTGGACTTCCTGCATCTACACTGAGGTATTATGAGGAGATTGGCCTCCTGCCTGTTGTGGAGAAGACGAAGGCAAAACAGCGTATTTATACAGAAGAACACATAAACCGTCTGGGAGCAGTCTGCTGTTTTAAGGAGACAGGCATGTCCATGGCAAAGCTCTTGGAGTTTTTTACATATGAAGAGCAGGAACAGGAGCACATTGATGAGATTTTAGTCCTTCTCAGAGAGCAGGAAAAGCATGTAGCCGGGCAGATAGAAAAACTAATGTCTGCCCAGAAGCAGTTAAATCGCAAGCTGAACTATTACAAGGACATTAAGAAGTCCATGGACAACGGCAGTGCGTATCCTTGCTGGGCTGACTATTGGAAATAG
- a CDS encoding AraC family transcriptional regulator, producing MLSCICDASKPAEYLTCGNLVSENGFVHLHRTLDFFVLILVQEGTLHICQNNRTYDVRSGEFFLLFPGSTHYGYKPTQGSLSYCWVHFVLPGSPADTVKSLPRSSEDHYPTESIRHFNSALKERICLPEHGKISPEKRSQLLFLQLLDLAKRNRYQITWSCHHALNLLLLEMSCEYQQAEYFGLDMLPTSVQDIMEWVQSHFDQPLTVSGLAEKFGYHPTYLSALIKQYTGYPLITYINRTRIHVSKNLLNSHTLTIRQISSMCGFTDEKHFMKLFRQFEGMTPTQYRKAFNQKKINTL from the coding sequence ATGTTATCTTGTATTTGTGACGCTTCAAAGCCAGCAGAATATCTGACCTGCGGAAATCTTGTCAGCGAGAATGGATTTGTGCATCTCCACAGAACCCTGGATTTTTTTGTTTTGATCTTAGTGCAGGAGGGAACTCTGCACATATGTCAAAATAACAGGACGTATGATGTCCGCTCCGGTGAATTTTTTCTCCTTTTTCCCGGAAGTACCCATTACGGCTATAAGCCAACCCAGGGATCCCTCTCCTACTGCTGGGTACATTTTGTGCTGCCGGGCAGTCCGGCAGATACCGTCAAAAGTCTGCCCCGTTCTTCCGAAGATCATTATCCGACAGAAAGCATCCGCCATTTCAATTCCGCGTTAAAGGAACGGATATGCCTTCCGGAACACGGCAAAATCTCCCCAGAGAAACGTTCCCAGCTCCTGTTTCTTCAACTTTTGGACTTAGCAAAGCGGAATCGTTATCAGATCACCTGGAGCTGCCATCACGCACTGAATCTGCTGCTTCTGGAAATGAGCTGTGAATACCAGCAGGCTGAATACTTTGGCCTGGACATGCTGCCAACTTCTGTGCAGGATATTATGGAATGGGTGCAGAGTCATTTTGACCAGCCTTTGACGGTCAGCGGCCTGGCGGAAAAGTTCGGATACCATCCCACTTATTTGTCCGCATTGATCAAACAATACACGGGCTATCCCCTTATCACTTACATTAACCGCACCCGCATCCACGTATCAAAAAATCTGCTGAACAGTCATACCCTGACCATCCGGCAGATTTCCTCCATGTGCGGATTCACCGATGAAAAGCATTTCATGAAACTGTTCCGGCAGTTTGAGGGCATGACACCAACACAGTACCGAAAAGCCTTTAACCAGAAAAAGATCAATACCCTTTAG
- a CDS encoding glycoside hydrolase family 127 protein, giving the protein MLEKKVKMMPLGDVSIQDDFWKEYMELVRKHVIPYQWEALNDRIDGAEPSYCMQNFRVAAKMEEGSFQGMVFQDSDAYKWLEAVAYSLMWHPDETLEATADQAIEIISAAQQPDGYLDTYYILNGLEKRFTNLMDHHELYCLGHMVEGAVAYYKATGKRKFLDTAIGYVNCVYDNIGKEPGKKPGYPGHEVAEMALAALYEVTKDPKHLELAKYFIDQRGQAPLYFAQEREKNKNDFFWKDSYFQDQYYQAGKPVRLQDRAEGHAVRAVYLYTGMAEVASASEDMELFEACQRIWNNIVEKQMYVTGAIGSSQYGEAFTFDYDLPNDTVYAETCAAIGLIFFARRMFEITRDSRYADVMERCLYNGVISGMSLDGKKFFYVNPLEAVPEASEKDFYKKHVKVERQKWFGCACCPPNVARLLSSIGGYAYEYNEKEFFMNLFIGGSMHAVLDGKENQFRVETEYPWNGHVKIQVENEADTGFTYAIRVPGWCRGYSLKLNGEAVKCPVENGYLLMERCWKNGDEIVFSMEMPVELVTANPRVREDIGKVAVMRGPVVYCLEEADNQDQLQELYLSENPEFVVKYEKDLLKGVVTLTTEGKRLSEEAWDEKTLYKPYTGRKFMPQTLKFIPYYAWTNRTVGEMLVWVRI; this is encoded by the coding sequence ATGTTAGAAAAGAAAGTGAAAATGATGCCCCTGGGCGATGTTTCCATTCAGGATGATTTTTGGAAAGAGTATATGGAACTGGTGAGAAAGCATGTGATCCCTTACCAGTGGGAAGCTTTAAATGACAGGATCGATGGAGCAGAACCCAGTTACTGTATGCAGAATTTCCGGGTTGCGGCGAAAATGGAGGAGGGAAGTTTCCAGGGAATGGTTTTCCAGGACAGTGATGCCTATAAATGGCTGGAAGCTGTGGCCTACTCTCTGATGTGGCACCCTGACGAGACATTGGAGGCAACGGCAGACCAGGCTATTGAAATTATCAGTGCGGCACAGCAGCCGGACGGTTATCTGGACACCTATTATATCCTGAATGGCCTGGAGAAGCGCTTTACCAATCTTATGGACCACCATGAGCTTTACTGCCTGGGACATATGGTGGAAGGGGCTGTGGCTTATTATAAAGCAACCGGAAAGAGAAAATTTCTGGATACAGCCATTGGCTATGTAAATTGTGTCTACGATAATATAGGGAAGGAACCGGGTAAGAAACCCGGATATCCAGGACACGAAGTGGCTGAGATGGCTCTGGCGGCACTCTATGAAGTGACCAAGGATCCAAAGCATCTGGAGCTTGCCAAATATTTCATTGACCAGAGAGGACAGGCACCTCTGTATTTTGCCCAGGAGAGAGAAAAGAACAAGAATGACTTCTTCTGGAAAGACAGCTATTTCCAGGATCAGTATTACCAGGCCGGCAAACCGGTCCGCCTGCAGGACAGGGCGGAAGGCCATGCAGTGCGTGCCGTATATCTGTATACGGGAATGGCTGAGGTGGCCAGTGCGTCCGAGGACATGGAATTATTTGAAGCCTGCCAAAGAATCTGGAACAACATTGTGGAAAAACAGATGTATGTAACAGGTGCGATTGGTTCCTCCCAGTACGGGGAGGCGTTCACGTTTGATTACGATCTGCCCAATGATACGGTTTACGCGGAAACGTGTGCTGCGATCGGCCTGATATTCTTTGCCAGAAGAATGTTTGAAATTACCCGGGACAGCAGATATGCGGATGTGATGGAGCGCTGCCTTTATAACGGAGTCATCAGCGGCATGTCTTTGGACGGCAAAAAATTCTTCTATGTAAATCCCCTGGAAGCCGTGCCGGAAGCATCCGAGAAGGACTTTTATAAAAAACATGTAAAAGTGGAACGCCAGAAATGGTTTGGCTGTGCCTGCTGTCCGCCGAATGTGGCGCGTCTTCTCTCTTCTATCGGCGGCTATGCCTATGAATATAATGAAAAGGAATTTTTCATGAACCTTTTTATCGGCGGCAGCATGCATGCGGTTCTGGACGGAAAAGAGAATCAGTTCAGGGTGGAGACCGAATATCCATGGAACGGCCATGTGAAAATACAGGTTGAAAACGAAGCGGATACAGGATTTACCTATGCTATCCGTGTGCCTGGCTGGTGCCGCGGTTATAGCCTGAAGTTAAACGGGGAGGCAGTTAAATGTCCTGTGGAGAACGGATATCTCCTTATGGAGCGCTGTTGGAAAAATGGGGATGAGATTGTCTTTTCCATGGAAATGCCGGTGGAACTGGTGACCGCCAATCCAAGAGTCCGGGAGGACATTGGCAAAGTGGCGGTTATGCGGGGACCTGTTGTATATTGCCTGGAGGAAGCAGACAACCAAGACCAGCTTCAGGAATTATACCTGAGTGAAAATCCGGAATTTGTGGTGAAATACGAAAAGGATTTACTGAAAGGTGTGGTGACACTGACCACAGAGGGAAAACGCCTCTCAGAGGAAGCGTGGGATGAAAAGACACTTTATAAACCTTATACGGGCAGAAAATTTATGCCTCAGACATTGAAATTCATACCTTACTATGCCTGGACAAACAGGACAGTGGGAGAGATGCTGGTATGGGTTAGGATCTGA
- a CDS encoding HD domain-containing protein, with the protein MKETIDAYLAFMKETELLKSVLRTAWTRTGEQESTAEHSWHLALFAGIMLEQYPKLDAGRTLLMCLLHDMGEIYEGDISAALLPDSSQKYQEEYRAVHKVFSLLPEKQREHFISVWQEYEDGKTPEAKLVKALDKAETIIQHNIGKNPPDFDYDFNLQYGKPYFMEDALLEEMRSALDEETEGHLL; encoded by the coding sequence ATGAAAGAAACCATAGACGCCTATTTGGCTTTTATGAAAGAAACAGAACTGTTAAAGTCTGTACTGAGAACAGCATGGACAAGGACCGGCGAACAGGAAAGCACCGCGGAACACTCCTGGCACCTGGCCCTCTTTGCCGGTATCATGCTGGAGCAATATCCGAAGCTGGACGCCGGAAGGACACTGCTTATGTGTCTTCTTCACGATATGGGAGAAATCTATGAAGGCGATATCTCCGCCGCACTTCTTCCTGACAGTTCCCAGAAATATCAGGAGGAATACCGTGCTGTCCACAAGGTATTCTCTCTTCTGCCGGAGAAACAAAGAGAACATTTTATATCTGTCTGGCAGGAATACGAGGATGGCAAAACGCCTGAGGCAAAGCTTGTAAAAGCTCTGGATAAGGCTGAGACTATAATCCAGCATAATATAGGAAAAAATCCGCCGGACTTTGATTATGACTTTAATCTGCAGTATGGGAAACCGTATTTTATGGAGGATGCCCTGCTTGAGGAAATGCGGAGCGCTCTGGATGAGGAGACAGAGGGACATTTATTGTAA
- the spoIIIAA gene encoding stage III sporulation protein AA produces MRERDIIRLFPQKIRTALEHAEFDMEHLYEIRLRVNAPLILIYKGNEYFLTKDGKLTKQMQDVCQVEAKDLRETMEYVSNYSMYAFEEEIRQGFITIQGGHRVGIAGKTVLDGAKIKSLKYISYMNLRLSHQIKGCANQILPYVVNKGNVCHTLIISPPMCGKTTLLRDLIRQVSDGNSYLPGMSVGVVDERSEIAGSYQGIPQNDLGIRTDILDCCPKAEGMMMLIRSMSPEVVAVDELGDYEDIHAIESVIHCGCKLFATVHGSSIEDIKRKPLMQRLVQEKIFERYIILYNKDKAGKVKAVFDERGTCLFDEKRRRGTLC; encoded by the coding sequence ATGAGAGAAAGGGATATTATACGTTTATTTCCCCAAAAGATCAGAACAGCCCTGGAACATGCGGAGTTTGATATGGAGCATCTGTATGAGATACGGCTCAGGGTGAATGCACCACTGATTTTAATTTACAAAGGGAATGAGTATTTTCTTACAAAGGATGGAAAACTGACCAAGCAGATGCAGGATGTCTGCCAGGTGGAGGCAAAGGACCTGCGGGAAACCATGGAGTACGTGAGCAATTACTCCATGTACGCATTTGAGGAAGAGATCCGGCAGGGATTCATCACCATTCAGGGAGGCCACCGTGTGGGAATTGCCGGTAAAACGGTACTGGACGGAGCAAAGATCAAAAGCCTGAAATACATATCTTATATGAATCTGAGACTATCACACCAGATAAAGGGATGTGCCAACCAGATTCTTCCCTATGTGGTCAATAAGGGAAATGTGTGCCACACATTGATTATTTCCCCGCCCATGTGCGGGAAGACCACTCTGCTTCGTGACCTGATACGTCAGGTCAGTGACGGCAATTCCTACCTGCCGGGTATGTCTGTCGGGGTGGTGGATGAGCGTTCAGAGATCGCAGGCTCCTATCAGGGGATTCCCCAGAATGATCTGGGGATACGGACCGATATTTTGGACTGCTGTCCAAAGGCAGAGGGCATGATGATGCTGATCCGTTCCATGTCCCCGGAAGTGGTGGCAGTGGATGAGCTTGGGGATTATGAGGATATCCACGCCATAGAATCAGTTATCCACTGCGGATGCAAACTGTTTGCCACGGTCCACGGAAGCTCGATTGAGGATATTAAGAGAAAGCCCCTCATGCAGCGTCTGGTGCAGGAAAAAATATTTGAGCGGTACATTATCCTGTATAATAAGGACAAGGCAGGAAAAGTCAAGGCCGTGTTCGATGAGAGAGGCACCTGCCTGTTTGATGAAAAAAGGAGGAGAGGAACCCTATGCTGA
- a CDS encoding stage III sporulation protein AB — protein MLKVLGVCLVVLSCTALGFERSLRLTRRLAGLRELQRMALLIKGEISYRKEALPEALLRAAGRLTPPFSDFLKKVAKRADAYDGIVFADIFMQEAESAFRDSAFTKEDKEELRQLGQYLGYLDITQQENAMALFQQELERKIQLIQSEIPAKKRLYQSLGVLGGIFLAITLI, from the coding sequence ATGCTGAAAGTGCTGGGCGTCTGTCTTGTGGTACTCTCCTGTACGGCTCTGGGCTTTGAGAGAAGCCTGAGGCTTACCAGAAGGCTTGCCGGCCTTCGGGAACTTCAGCGGATGGCGCTTCTCATAAAGGGAGAGATCAGCTACCGCAAGGAGGCCCTTCCTGAGGCTCTTTTGCGGGCTGCGGGCAGATTGACCCCGCCGTTCTCAGATTTTTTGAAGAAAGTTGCAAAACGGGCGGATGCCTACGACGGAATCGTATTTGCCGATATTTTTATGCAGGAGGCAGAATCCGCATTCAGGGACAGCGCATTTACAAAAGAGGATAAGGAGGAACTAAGACAACTGGGACAGTATCTGGGATACCTTGACATCACCCAGCAAGAAAATGCCATGGCTTTATTTCAGCAGGAATTGGAACGGAAGATCCAGTTGATCCAGTCTGAAATCCCTGCAAAAAAGAGGCTTTATCAAAGTCTTGGGGTACTTGGCGGAATTTTTTTGGCGATCACTCTTATCTGA
- the spoIIIAC gene encoding stage III sporulation protein AC: MEVTILFKIGAVGILVSVLCQILKHSQREELAFLTSLAGLLLVLFWVLPYINDLFQTIQELFAL; encoded by the coding sequence TTGGAGGTGACAATTTTATTCAAAATCGGTGCAGTGGGGATCCTGGTCTCTGTGCTGTGCCAGATTTTAAAACACAGCCAGCGGGAAGAACTGGCTTTTTTGACAAGCCTTGCCGGACTTTTACTGGTACTGTTCTGGGTGCTGCCTTATATCAATGATCTATTCCAGACCATACAGGAGTTATTTGCGCTGTAG
- a CDS encoding stage III sporulation AC/AD family protein, with protein sequence MEVVKIVMLGMTGVVLALFLKETKPEYSLYLSLAVGICIFTFMAQKLSYLLDSVLKIQEYVPVDTKYLTILLKMIGAAYIGQFSASICKDAGYGAIGNQIEIFVKLYIMVMSMPVLLALMEAIYGFLV encoded by the coding sequence ATGGAAGTGGTGAAAATCGTCATGCTGGGCATGACAGGAGTGGTGCTGGCTCTGTTTTTAAAAGAGACAAAGCCGGAATACTCCCTGTATCTGAGCCTGGCAGTGGGAATCTGCATCTTTACCTTCATGGCGCAGAAGCTCTCCTATCTGCTGGACTCTGTGCTGAAGATCCAGGAATATGTGCCGGTGGATACAAAGTATCTGACCATACTGCTGAAGATGATAGGGGCAGCCTACATCGGCCAGTTTTCAGCCAGTATTTGCAAGGACGCGGGATACGGAGCCATTGGGAACCAGATTGAGATTTTCGTTAAACTCTATATCATGGTAATGTCCATGCCGGTGCTTCTGGCTCTGATGGAGGCCATTTACGGGTTTTTGGTATGA
- a CDS encoding stage III sporulation protein AE, with translation MKGGIGKRVKAAACVLAVLFLVLSAAVEVKASFFSANAGQEVMKNQPQGTASQDGQPNEEAKNKTAQEDIAGEAKGEDGSAAGEAKEEDGSAAGEAKEEDGSAAGEAKEEDGSAAGEAIGEDEDTAEPEEEKSEEEIRQDTQSATAEKLMDDMEMEQMQDAINELLGEESFSLEDALHKILSGDKLFSKEYFMTLIKNFLYKNLAAERDTMIHVVLLVLMAALFSNFSNVFNNGQMGEISFYIVYMLLLAALVHSFGTLSIEISEGLTGFVTFMKALMPSYFLAVTAATGSATAMVFYEVVLVLVYVVQVIFLKGVLPGIHIYVLLQLVNFLHSEDFLSKMAELVRTVVEWTMRTCIAVVIGMQIIQNMIGPAIDTLKRDVIGKTAAAIPGIGNAINGVTEVALGTAVLVRNGLGVIGMIVILCVGLPPVIRLGMTTLLYKLLAAIVQPISDKRMVGALATIGDGCMLLLKVLLTMELLFLITIAVLTISFIGH, from the coding sequence ATGAAAGGGGGGATTGGAAAAAGAGTCAAGGCAGCAGCATGTGTGCTGGCAGTGCTGTTTCTGGTATTGTCTGCAGCAGTGGAGGTGAAAGCCTCTTTTTTTTCGGCAAATGCGGGACAAGAAGTGATGAAGAACCAGCCTCAGGGGACAGCATCACAGGATGGACAGCCAAATGAGGAAGCGAAGAATAAGACAGCACAAGAAGATATCGCAGGAGAAGCCAAAGGAGAGGACGGGAGTGCAGCAGGAGAAGCCAAAGAAGAGGACGGAAGTGCAGCAGGAGAAGCCAAAGAAGAGGACGGAAGTGCAGCAGGAGAAGCCAAAGAAGAGGACGGAAGTGCAGCAGGAGAAGCCATAGGAGAGGATGAGGATACAGCGGAACCGGAGGAAGAAAAGTCAGAGGAGGAGATCAGGCAGGACACCCAGAGCGCCACAGCAGAGAAACTCATGGACGACATGGAGATGGAGCAGATGCAGGATGCCATCAATGAGCTTTTGGGAGAAGAGAGTTTTAGTCTGGAGGATGCCCTGCACAAGATTTTAAGCGGAGATAAATTATTTTCAAAAGAATATTTCATGACCCTTATAAAAAATTTCCTCTACAAAAACCTGGCCGCTGAGAGGGATACCATGATCCATGTGGTCCTGCTGGTCCTTATGGCAGCACTTTTTTCCAATTTTTCCAATGTATTCAACAATGGCCAGATGGGGGAAATCAGTTTTTATATTGTATACATGCTTCTTCTGGCAGCTTTGGTGCATTCCTTCGGCACACTCAGCATAGAGATAAGTGAGGGGCTGACAGGCTTTGTCACTTTTATGAAGGCGCTTATGCCCTCCTACTTCCTGGCTGTCACAGCAGCCACGGGAAGTGCCACGGCCATGGTATTTTACGAGGTGGTCCTGGTATTGGTGTATGTGGTACAGGTTATTTTTTTAAAAGGTGTTCTGCCGGGCATCCATATATACGTGCTGCTGCAGCTTGTAAACTTTCTGCACAGTGAGGACTTTCTTTCCAAGATGGCAGAGCTCGTGAGGACTGTGGTGGAATGGACCATGCGCACCTGTATCGCGGTTGTGATAGGGATGCAGATCATTCAGAACATGATAGGTCCTGCCATAGACACACTCAAGCGGGATGTCATCGGCAAGACTGCGGCCGCCATTCCCGGCATTGGAAATGCTATAAACGGTGTGACGGAGGTGGCCCTGGGGACTGCGGTTCTGGTGAGAAACGGGCTGGGGGTGATCGGCATGATCGTTATCCTGTGTGTTGGACTTCCCCCTGTCATCCGTCTGGGAATGACAACCCTGCTCTACAAACTGCTGGCAGCCATTGTACAGCCCATATCTGACAAGAGAATGGTGGGGGCTTTGGCTACCATCGGAGATGGCTGTATGCTGCTGTTAAAGGTACTGCTGACTATGGAGCTGCTGTTTTTGATAACCATTGCAGTTCTCACCATTTCTTTTATTGGGCATTAG
- a CDS encoding stage III sporulation protein AF: MTETLYGWMRNLACYFIFLSAVMHFLPDNNYKKYIQFYMGLLLILLLLSPVLDFLHLENKIDAGVDQYMEEEERDREEWENYAREIEEEYGWSKDGSSPEAEQQQEDNSLQEGAVDP; the protein is encoded by the coding sequence ATGACAGAGACACTTTACGGCTGGATGCGGAACCTGGCGTGTTACTTCATATTCTTATCCGCGGTGATGCATTTTCTGCCGGACAACAATTATAAAAAGTACATTCAGTTTTATATGGGATTGCTGCTGATACTCCTTTTACTCTCACCTGTCCTGGATTTTCTTCATCTGGAAAATAAAATTGATGCAGGGGTGGACCAGTATATGGAAGAGGAGGAGCGGGACCGGGAGGAATGGGAGAATTATGCACGGGAAATCGAGGAGGAGTACGGGTGGAGCAAAGACGGTAGCAGCCCAGAGGCAGAACAACAGCAGGAAGATAATTCCCTGCAGGAAGGAGCGGTGGATCCATGA
- a CDS encoding stage III sporulation protein AG codes for MKPFPEMLKKEQIVVVLLAGILLLIIAMPVKKKDTEEQTQKSTPASETSQRANYEDRLQDRLKEVLAEVKGIGKTDVFVTFEDTGEKVVEKDGTDTVYSKDSKGNQEPYLSNERYPKISGVVVVAEGGEDPHVIQNIQEAVQALFQVEAHKIKVMKMVTGR; via the coding sequence ATGAAGCCATTTCCGGAAATGCTGAAAAAAGAGCAGATTGTGGTAGTGCTGCTGGCAGGGATCCTGCTGCTTATCATTGCCATGCCTGTAAAGAAAAAGGATACGGAGGAGCAGACGCAGAAGAGTACACCGGCAAGTGAAACCAGCCAGCGAGCCAATTATGAGGACCGGCTTCAGGATCGGCTGAAAGAAGTCCTGGCTGAGGTAAAGGGGATAGGGAAGACAGACGTTTTCGTCACATTTGAGGATACGGGGGAGAAGGTGGTGGAGAAAGACGGCACAGACACAGTATATTCCAAGGATTCCAAAGGCAACCAGGAGCCTTATTTGTCCAATGAGCGCTATCCGAAGATCAGCGGCGTGGTGGTTGTGGCAGAGGGCGGGGAAGACCCCCACGTAATTCAGAATATTCAGGAGGCTGTGCAGGCATTATTTCAGGTGGAAGCCCATAAAATTAAAGTAATGAAGATGGTGACTGGCCGCTGA
- a CDS encoding SpoIIIAH-like family protein, which yields MKKIFKKNQVIITALAIMIAVAGYINYSDNHLGIDKTLKKASTNTADDKSKETADADGIVEDIDSLDYDLTDESALLEENAAAENGDTSTTEDQNTTQDQSSSSTDGTTTGEDGNTTDNNADSKDASAETPGEAVLTGASNFVAQAKVSREQVRSANKETLLEIINNENIGDEQKQEAIASMVKMTDLAEQEEAAELLLDAKGFENVVVNLTNDSADVIVPQEYMADDKRAQIEDIVKRKTSVPVENIVITPMDEGTSDGE from the coding sequence ATGAAAAAAATCTTTAAGAAGAATCAGGTCATTATCACCGCGCTGGCAATCATGATTGCGGTTGCCGGGTACATCAATTATTCAGATAACCATCTGGGGATTGACAAAACACTGAAGAAAGCCAGCACAAACACAGCGGATGATAAGAGCAAAGAGACAGCGGACGCAGACGGGATCGTGGAGGATATTGACAGTCTGGATTACGACCTCACAGACGAATCCGCATTACTGGAGGAGAATGCAGCGGCAGAAAACGGGGACACAAGTACCACGGAAGACCAGAATACAACACAGGACCAGAGTTCCTCATCCACAGACGGAACCACCACAGGGGAAGACGGAAACACAACAGACAACAATGCAGACAGCAAAGATGCTTCGGCCGAGACACCAGGTGAGGCAGTGCTGACAGGGGCTTCCAACTTTGTGGCACAGGCAAAAGTGAGCAGGGAACAGGTGCGCTCCGCCAATAAAGAGACTCTTCTTGAGATCATCAACAATGAAAACATTGGAGACGAGCAGAAACAGGAAGCCATTGCCTCCATGGTCAAAATGACAGACCTGGCAGAGCAGGAGGAAGCTGCGGAACTGCTGCTGGACGCAAAAGGATTTGAGAACGTGGTAGTGAATCTGACAAACGATTCCGCGGACGTGATCGTTCCCCAAGAGTATATGGCAGATGACAAGCGTGCCCAGATTGAGGACATCGTAAAACGGAAAACAAGCGTTCCTGTAGAGAATATTGTGATCACACCTATGGATGAGGGGACTTCTGACGGGGAATAA